Proteins co-encoded in one Vicinamibacterales bacterium genomic window:
- a CDS encoding L-rhamnose mutarotase, producing MIRQVLAIDLKDDSVVETYCDYHRRVWPEVLESMRASGVIDMQIYLLATRLVMIADLEDGSDLRSAFATRMASHPRVAEWEQLMMSLQRPAPGAGERDWWTAMDLVFEHRVPSARP from the coding sequence ATGATTCGTCAGGTACTCGCGATCGATCTCAAGGACGATTCGGTCGTCGAGACCTATTGCGACTACCATCGCCGCGTCTGGCCGGAGGTGCTCGAGAGCATGCGCGCCTCCGGGGTGATCGACATGCAGATCTACCTGCTCGCTACGCGGCTGGTGATGATCGCCGACCTCGAAGACGGCTCCGATCTGCGCAGCGCCTTCGCCACGCGCATGGCCTCGCACCCGCGCGTGGCCGAATGGGAGCAGCTGATGATGTCGCTGCAGCGGCCGGCGCCCGGCGCGGGCGAGCGCGACTGGTGGACCGCGATGGATCTGGTGTTCGAGCATCGCGTGCCCTCGGCGCGTCCCTGA